The following are encoded in a window of Sulfurimonas sp. C5 genomic DNA:
- the ccsA gene encoding cytochrome c biogenesis protein CcsA has product MKQVLSLFSSMKTMAVLMLIFAFSIGYATIIENDFGTMTAKAEIYNARWFEVLLGLLAFNLFLNIINYRMFTAKKAPIFIFHIAFFVILFGAAITRYAGFEGTMHIREGLTMSSILSSEVYLDVTAKEKTDSASSEQKVFLSKRSTNNLGTQLTVNDKNVDVKLVEYIPDAIESIVADPNGKAMLTLMVTGGGQGQKVALAEGSYYDAGNFVLDFGSGSTFNKPVISIFMKDNALYMKHDMKLSYFKMADRSKGELVANANEVFNTRMLYSTDLGSFVLREFLPKAVKKIVSDPNAKAKMAGLDVLRFNVSVGDTSKEVLLYGRQGVEGVQEHVNLDGVDVSLRYGAKEIPVPLSITLKDFQLDRYPGSMSPASYASEVQVVDKENGVDMPYRIFMNHVLDYKGYRFFQASYDRDEKGTVLSVNHDPGTLPTYFGYFLLALGMFWSLFSKHNRFSKLAAKAKKAAECQVVPALLGVFLVLGVTNVKADVDPAIKTMLSFDKAHADKFGKLIVQDTQGRMKPLDTLATEVLAKVHRSAKLNVGSESLDPNQVIIGMMIRPDIYKDVKLIRTGDPKVNEILGAAKDAKYVSFAQFFHDPDNMRGYKLAEVVDEATRKAPKDRNKLDKKALEVDEKVNVVYMVFTGTLIKIWPKPQDENNKWLATIDAIETLAPQYTFIIKTLAFDYFTAIDKATQDGNWTDADKALEHIEKYQKDFGKAVYPSANSIKAEIFYNHANIFERLYPLYLIMGFILLILSFIKIVKPTFKMGIVAKGSLYLLVLFFIAHTIGLALRWYISGHAPWSNGYESMIYIGWATVLAGFIFSKRSPMTLASTSILTGLILFVAHLNWMNPQVTNLVPVLNSYWLSIHVSMITGSYGFLGLGALLGFITLLLFIFKTKANEKQISLSIKELNAINEMSLMIGLATLTVGNFLGGVWANESWGRYWGWDPKETWALVTILVYAVVVHLRFIKSIYNEFNYSVISLLAFTSVLMTYFGVNYYLAGMHSYAKGDPVPIPDFVPITYAIIFVVIALAFRNRKLA; this is encoded by the coding sequence ATGAAACAAGTTTTATCGCTATTTAGTTCCATGAAAACAATGGCAGTTTTAATGTTGATATTTGCATTTTCTATTGGGTATGCAACGATCATTGAAAACGATTTTGGAACAATGACGGCAAAGGCTGAAATTTATAATGCCAGATGGTTTGAAGTACTTTTAGGACTTCTTGCATTTAATCTATTTTTGAATATTATCAACTATAGAATGTTTACGGCAAAAAAAGCTCCTATTTTTATTTTTCACATAGCTTTTTTTGTGATCTTATTTGGTGCCGCAATTACTCGTTATGCAGGCTTTGAAGGTACTATGCATATCCGTGAGGGTTTAACGATGAGTTCTATTTTAAGCTCTGAAGTTTACTTGGATGTGACGGCAAAAGAGAAAACTGATTCTGCTTCATCTGAACAAAAAGTATTTCTCTCAAAAAGAAGTACTAATAATTTAGGTACTCAATTAACTGTAAACGATAAAAATGTAGATGTAAAACTTGTGGAATATATTCCTGATGCAATAGAATCTATCGTTGCAGATCCAAACGGTAAAGCAATGTTAACCCTTATGGTTACAGGTGGTGGACAAGGGCAAAAAGTAGCACTTGCAGAGGGTAGCTACTATGATGCAGGAAATTTTGTACTTGACTTTGGAAGCGGAAGCACGTTTAATAAACCTGTTATATCTATATTTATGAAAGATAATGCACTATATATGAAGCATGATATGAAACTTTCATATTTTAAAATGGCTGATCGTTCTAAAGGTGAGCTTGTTGCAAATGCTAATGAAGTGTTCAATACAAGAATGCTCTATAGTACAGATCTTGGAAGCTTTGTTTTAAGAGAATTCTTGCCAAAAGCGGTGAAGAAAATTGTAAGCGATCCAAATGCAAAAGCGAAAATGGCAGGACTTGACGTACTCCGTTTTAATGTTAGTGTCGGTGATACATCAAAAGAGGTACTTTTATACGGAAGACAGGGTGTTGAAGGTGTACAAGAACACGTAAATCTAGATGGAGTAGATGTAAGTCTTCGTTATGGTGCAAAAGAGATCCCCGTACCACTGAGTATTACATTAAAAGATTTCCAACTTGACAGATATCCTGGTTCAATGTCTCCGGCATCATATGCGAGTGAGGTACAAGTGGTAGATAAAGAAAATGGAGTTGATATGCCATATAGAATTTTTATGAATCATGTACTAGATTATAAAGGATACAGATTTTTCCAAGCATCTTACGATCGTGATGAAAAAGGTACTGTACTTTCGGTAAACCATGACCCGGGAACACTTCCTACATACTTTGGATACTTTTTATTAGCACTTGGAATGTTCTGGTCACTTTTTTCTAAACATAATAGATTTTCAAAACTTGCGGCTAAAGCAAAAAAAGCGGCTGAGTGCCAAGTAGTACCTGCATTACTGGGAGTATTTTTAGTACTTGGTGTTACTAACGTAAAGGCAGATGTCGATCCTGCAATCAAAACTATGCTTTCTTTCGATAAAGCACATGCTGATAAGTTTGGAAAGCTAATTGTCCAAGATACGCAAGGACGTATGAAACCGCTTGATACTTTAGCTACAGAAGTTCTTGCAAAAGTACACAGAAGTGCGAAACTGAATGTCGGCAGTGAATCTCTTGATCCAAACCAGGTAATAATCGGAATGATGATCAGACCTGATATCTATAAAGATGTAAAACTGATCCGTACAGGTGATCCGAAAGTGAACGAGATCCTTGGTGCTGCAAAAGATGCAAAATATGTATCGTTTGCTCAGTTTTTCCATGATCCGGACAATATGCGTGGATATAAACTTGCAGAAGTTGTAGATGAGGCGACAAGAAAAGCACCGAAAGACAGAAACAAGCTAGATAAAAAAGCTTTAGAAGTTGATGAAAAAGTTAATGTTGTATATATGGTATTTACAGGTACACTCATTAAAATTTGGCCAAAACCTCAGGATGAAAATAATAAATGGCTTGCAACAATTGATGCTATAGAGACATTGGCACCTCAATATACGTTTATTATCAAGACATTGGCATTTGATTATTTTACGGCAATTGACAAGGCTACACAAGACGGTAACTGGACGGATGCGGATAAAGCTTTAGAGCATATTGAAAAGTACCAAAAAGATTTCGGTAAAGCTGTATACCCAAGTGCAAACAGTATAAAAGCAGAAATTTTCTACAACCATGCGAATATTTTTGAAAGACTATATCCTCTGTATCTAATTATGGGATTTATTCTTTTAATTCTTAGTTTTATTAAGATAGTTAAACCGACGTTTAAAATGGGAATCGTGGCAAAAGGCTCACTTTATCTTTTAGTGTTGTTCTTTATTGCACATACTATTGGTCTTGCTCTTCGTTGGTATATCTCCGGACATGCTCCATGGTCAAACGGATATGAGTCAATGATCTATATCGGTTGGGCGACGGTTCTTGCAGGATTTATTTTCTCTAAACGCTCACCAATGACTTTGGCATCAACATCAATCTTAACTGGTCTTATTCTATTTGTAGCGCACTTAAATTGGATGAATCCTCAAGTCACAAACCTGGTACCTGTACTTAACTCTTACTGGCTAAGTATTCACGTTTCGATGATTACAGGTTCATACGGTTTCTTAGGTCTTGGTGCATTACTTGGGTTCATTACATTATTACTGTTTATCTTTAAAACAAAAGCGAATGAAAAGCAGATCTCTCTATCTATTAAAGAGTTAAATGCTATCAATGAGATGAGTTTAATGATAGGTCTTGCAACACTGACAGTTGGAAACTTCCTAGGCGGTGTCTGGGCAAATGAATCTTGGGGACGTTACTGGGGCTGGGATCCAAAAGAGACTTGGGCACTTGTAACTATCTTAGTGTATGCAGTTGTAGTTCACTTACGCTTTATCAAGTCAATCTACAATGAGTTTAACTATAGTGTAATCTCACTATTGGCATTTACATCGGTTCTTATGACATATTTCGGAGTAAACTATTATCTTGCAGGTATGCACTCATACGCAAAAGGTGACCCGGTGCCGATTCCTGATTTTGTACCGATAACTTATGCTATTATTTTTGTTGTAATTGCACTGGCATTTAGAAATAGAAAATTAGCGTAA
- a CDS encoding DUF2461 domain-containing protein: MEFNGFSKKTLPFLESIRQNNNKEWFEAHKSEYQELILNPSRAFVEEMGEHLMALEPTINFAPKINQSLFRIYRDIRRMGSNKLPIKHRIGIIFWQGRAKRLQSSSFYMHFSPDELFVAVGVRWFEKPLLDAYREYIKNDKKRAELAEILEKITSKGYNIIEKGYKRYPRGFDKEMENVELSLYKGMATYKTLDPHLIEEGEKLIDTLYNIYEDMLPLQQFMYEVSLRVKDE; this comes from the coding sequence TTGGAATTTAACGGTTTTAGTAAAAAGACACTACCGTTTTTAGAGTCTATTCGACAAAATAACAACAAAGAGTGGTTTGAAGCTCACAAATCAGAGTATCAAGAACTCATTTTAAACCCGTCTCGTGCCTTTGTGGAGGAGATGGGTGAACACCTCATGGCTTTAGAGCCGACAATCAATTTCGCACCGAAAATCAACCAATCGCTTTTTAGAATCTACCGTGATATCCGTCGAATGGGATCAAACAAGCTTCCGATCAAACACCGTATTGGGATTATATTTTGGCAGGGAAGGGCAAAGAGACTGCAAAGCTCCTCTTTTTATATGCACTTCTCTCCCGATGAGCTTTTTGTAGCTGTTGGTGTACGTTGGTTTGAAAAGCCTCTGTTAGATGCTTATAGAGAGTATATCAAGAATGATAAAAAACGTGCAGAGCTTGCAGAGATTTTAGAAAAGATCACTTCAAAAGGTTATAACATAATTGAAAAAGGGTACAAAAGATACCCTAGGGGATTTGATAAAGAGATGGAGAATGTAGAACTTTCTCTATATAAAGGGATGGCTACATACAAGACTCTTGATCCTCATTTGATTGAAGAGGGTGAAAAGCTAATAGATACTTTGTATAATATCTATGAAGATATGCTCCCATTGCAGCAGTTTATGTATGAAGTAAGCCTAAGAGTAAAAGATGAATGA
- a CDS encoding PAS domain-containing protein, with product MVRPIPRNNEITFNDHEIIVSKTDKKGKITYGNEIFIRMSGYEEEELLNQPHNILRHPDMPRAIFKLLWDTVQSKEEINAYVKNLSKDGSYYWVLANVTPSFDQNDNIIGYFSVRRKPSKEAISFISDLYATLLQIEKNRGMEASIEYLNNLLKEKGVSYEEFILTV from the coding sequence ATGGTAAGACCAATACCTAGAAATAACGAAATAACTTTTAACGATCATGAGATCATTGTGTCTAAAACAGATAAAAAGGGAAAAATCACATATGGAAATGAGATCTTTATCCGTATGAGTGGTTATGAAGAGGAAGAACTTTTAAATCAACCTCATAACATACTAAGACATCCTGATATGCCTAGAGCAATTTTCAAACTTTTATGGGATACAGTTCAATCAAAAGAAGAGATTAATGCATATGTAAAAAATCTTTCTAAAGATGGTTCTTACTATTGGGTCCTTGCAAATGTTACTCCATCATTTGATCAAAATGACAATATTATCGGTTACTTTTCAGTAAGACGTAAACCTTCAAAAGAAGCAATAAGCTTTATCTCCGATCTTTATGCAACATTATTACAAATTGAAAAAAATCGCGGTATGGAAGCATCAATAGAATATCTAAATAATTTATTAAAAGAAAAAGGAGTGAGCTATGAAGAATTTATCCTCACTGTCTAA
- a CDS encoding HAD family hydrolase — MQKIVIFDMDGTLIDSKKDITISINHVRELNHGLEPLSEDFVVEAINMHQRNLAKLFYNTDLYEERDRVIFEKHYKEQCIQNPYLYEGVEELLHILKENDVQLSVATNAPTVFAQTMLESLKVKELFDVIIGADKVEKSKPNPDMLHHILNNYKYSNIQDRAWMIGDNSKDMEAAHNANIDAVFAAWGFSSFGTHDLIAYTPHEVASIVL; from the coding sequence ATGCAAAAGATAGTTATCTTTGATATGGACGGGACTTTAATAGACTCGAAAAAAGATATCACTATCTCTATTAACCATGTTCGCGAACTTAATCATGGACTTGAGCCTTTGAGCGAAGATTTTGTTGTAGAGGCTATTAATATGCACCAGAGAAATCTGGCAAAACTTTTTTACAATACAGACTTGTATGAAGAGCGCGATCGTGTGATTTTCGAGAAGCATTATAAAGAGCAATGTATTCAAAATCCGTATCTTTATGAAGGTGTCGAGGAGCTTTTACATATTTTAAAAGAAAATGATGTGCAACTCTCTGTAGCTACAAATGCACCTACTGTTTTTGCACAAACAATGCTGGAATCTTTAAAAGTTAAAGAGCTTTTTGACGTTATCATAGGTGCGGACAAAGTTGAAAAATCAAAACCGAATCCGGATATGCTGCATCACATTTTAAACAACTATAAGTATTCAAATATACAAGACCGTGCATGGATGATAGGTGATAATTCCAAAGATATGGAAGCTGCTCATAATGCCAACATAGATGCTGTATTTGCTGCATGGGGATTTTCAAGTTTCGGGACTCACGATTTAATAGCATATACTCCACACGAGGTTGCTTCTATAGTTTTATAA
- a CDS encoding MarR family transcriptional regulator, which produces MSYTLENSIGYQTNLVATMLKTSFTKLLQPRFGIAAEQFATLKIIDEDQEVTQTQMAEMLGKDKTTVGRSIESLIKKDLLKREDCSLDKRANRISLTPKAKEILEQAVPLAHKVNEAIKAKLSEEELESYFRVLDIILQESKNFEEIIGEK; this is translated from the coding sequence ATGTCTTATACTTTAGAAAACTCTATAGGCTACCAAACAAACTTGGTAGCTACAATGTTAAAAACAAGCTTTACAAAATTGCTGCAGCCACGTTTTGGAATTGCGGCAGAGCAGTTTGCAACGCTAAAAATAATTGATGAAGATCAAGAAGTTACACAAACGCAAATGGCAGAGATGTTAGGAAAAGATAAAACGACAGTGGGGCGTTCTATTGAGTCTTTAATCAAAAAAGATCTTCTAAAAAGGGAAGATTGTTCTTTAGACAAGCGTGCAAACAGGATCTCTTTGACTCCAAAAGCGAAGGAGATTCTAGAACAGGCAGTACCTTTGGCACATAAAGTAAACGAAGCTATCAAAGCAAAACTGAGTGAAGAAGAGTTAGAAAGCTATTTTAGAGTTTTAGACATTATCTTACAAGAGAGTAAGAATTTTGAAGAAATTATAGGAGAAAAGTAA
- a CDS encoding methyl-accepting chemotaxis protein yields the protein MKNLSSLSKVHYANIAILITVFITTGITSLLYDFHIVTMLFNLANIFLAIYIFVYLKKAEKNIEKSQKVFQSALQGDFEIRLTHIDEKGTLGRLAWDINYFMDQLEVFMREVNTSIDYASKNKYFRRVDANGLNYTYEKTANKINQALDAMRDEYLTQKEKNFAAELGKTGKPLNVSFGMIQTQLAEGVQQLNETAEKADETAVASNQSINEANEIITKLSTLTESIENNNQAVDSLQSRTNEIGEVINLIKDIAEQTNLLSLNAAIEAARAGEHGRGFAVVADEVRKLAERTQKATSEISISIQTLQQETGSISEAADVMSKVSDEATQMIESFKSVLDNFNLNANSMKQGAQDLESSLMVILVKIDHILFKSDAFSHVMKHQKAADLKDRGSCRLTHWKAEDAQEKFGDTTSAFSQLKAAHTVVHDAAHKAVAIAENGYDEKNNPVIIEEFTKMENASETLFTILDKMLQEYKEHSTQTK from the coding sequence ATGAAGAATTTATCCTCACTGTCTAAAGTCCATTACGCAAATATAGCTATTTTAATTACAGTTTTTATTACTACCGGTATTACTTCATTATTATATGATTTTCACATAGTAACTATGCTTTTTAATCTGGCAAATATTTTCTTAGCTATTTATATTTTTGTTTATCTTAAAAAAGCTGAGAAAAATATCGAAAAATCTCAAAAAGTTTTTCAAAGTGCATTACAGGGTGACTTTGAAATACGTTTAACACATATAGATGAAAAAGGAACTCTTGGAAGACTAGCTTGGGACATCAACTATTTTATGGATCAATTAGAAGTATTTATGAGAGAGGTAAATACATCAATTGACTATGCATCTAAAAACAAATATTTCAGAAGAGTTGATGCCAATGGTTTAAATTATACATACGAAAAAACTGCAAATAAAATCAATCAGGCACTAGATGCCATGAGGGATGAATATCTTACGCAAAAAGAAAAGAATTTTGCTGCAGAACTCGGTAAAACGGGTAAACCTCTAAATGTAAGCTTTGGTATGATTCAAACACAACTTGCCGAAGGTGTGCAACAACTCAATGAAACAGCTGAAAAAGCAGATGAAACTGCTGTAGCGTCAAACCAAAGTATTAATGAAGCCAATGAAATCATTACAAAACTTTCTACACTGACGGAATCTATAGAAAACAACAACCAAGCAGTTGATTCTCTTCAAAGCAGAACAAACGAAATTGGTGAAGTGATCAATCTAATCAAAGATATTGCAGAACAAACAAACCTTCTTTCGCTTAATGCCGCTATCGAAGCTGCTCGTGCCGGTGAACATGGACGCGGATTTGCCGTTGTTGCTGATGAAGTACGAAAACTTGCAGAGCGTACACAAAAAGCAACAAGCGAGATTAGTATCTCTATCCAAACATTACAACAAGAAACTGGTTCTATATCTGAAGCCGCAGATGTAATGAGCAAGGTATCAGATGAAGCTACACAGATGATTGAAAGCTTCAAAAGTGTTCTTGATAACTTTAATCTTAATGCCAATTCAATGAAACAAGGTGCCCAAGATCTAGAAAGCAGCTTAATGGTTATACTTGTTAAAATCGATCATATCCTCTTTAAATCTGATGCGTTTAGCCATGTGATGAAACATCAAAAAGCTGCAGATCTTAAAGATCGCGGTTCATGTCGCTTAACACATTGGAAAGCAGAAGATGCTCAAGAGAAATTCGGCGACACTACATCTGCATTTTCACAACTAAAAGCAGCCCATACAGTCGTGCACGATGCTGCGCATAAAGCTGTTGCAATTGCTGAAAACGGTTATGATGAAAAAAACAATCCGGTTATTATAGAAGAGTTTACTAAAATGGAAAATGCAAGTGAAACTCTTTTCACTATTCTTGACAAGATGCTGCAAGAATACAAAGAACACTCTACACAGACAAAGTAA
- a CDS encoding efflux RND transporter periplasmic adaptor subunit, translating to MGTKLMKFSLVACLLVGSALVAQEQAKQQQMAPKVDVYIVNEQKQVPVSLEYPARINAAKEVTITARVSGVLEQQLYTEGAQLTKGSAMYKIEPDIYAADVASKKAALAVENAKFEKAQKDWERARGLYEEKAISEQDKDSMYFAYLSAEANVKVAQAELQKVQVNLNYTNVPATIDGIAGKRMVDVGDYVTAGTALVQMRQTDPIYAEFSIPEISKLKQKYLLANGTWNKLQDAKLQAVLVIDGKEYTQKGYVDFVDSRVDDATSTMKARAVFKNPDAQLVAGEFAKIKIIGVVSNNVLAVPQQAVLQNPLGTIVFVVVDGKVGVRPVKIIEASGDKFIVSGVAPKDVVIVNNFFRIKPNTPVTIDKTINTQEK from the coding sequence ATGGGTACAAAGTTGATGAAATTTTCATTAGTCGCTTGTTTATTAGTGGGAAGTGCATTAGTGGCACAAGAACAGGCGAAACAACAACAGATGGCACCAAAAGTAGATGTATATATTGTTAATGAACAAAAACAAGTGCCGGTTTCTTTAGAATATCCTGCACGTATAAATGCTGCAAAAGAGGTAACAATTACTGCAAGAGTATCCGGTGTTTTAGAACAACAGCTTTATACGGAAGGTGCACAGCTTACTAAAGGTTCTGCAATGTATAAAATTGAGCCGGATATTTATGCAGCAGACGTTGCAAGTAAAAAAGCTGCACTGGCTGTAGAGAATGCAAAGTTTGAAAAGGCACAAAAAGATTGGGAACGCGCTCGCGGTCTTTATGAAGAAAAAGCAATTAGTGAACAAGATAAAGACAGTATGTACTTCGCATATTTAAGTGCTGAGGCAAATGTAAAAGTAGCACAGGCTGAACTTCAAAAAGTACAAGTAAATTTAAACTATACAAATGTACCTGCAACAATTGACGGTATTGCAGGGAAAAGAATGGTTGATGTAGGGGATTATGTAACTGCAGGTACAGCTTTAGTACAAATGCGTCAGACAGATCCTATATATGCGGAATTTTCAATTCCAGAGATTTCAAAACTGAAACAAAAATATTTACTTGCAAACGGAACTTGGAATAAACTGCAAGATGCAAAATTACAAGCGGTTCTTGTAATTGATGGGAAAGAGTATACTCAAAAAGGGTATGTAGATTTCGTAGACAGCCGTGTAGATGATGCAACTTCGACAATGAAAGCACGTGCAGTATTTAAAAATCCTGATGCACAGCTTGTAGCAGGTGAGTTTGCGAAGATTAAAATTATAGGTGTAGTTTCAAATAATGTGCTTGCTGTTCCGCAGCAAGCAGTACTGCAAAATCCTCTAGGTACTATTGTTTTTGTAGTAGTTGACGGAAAAGTAGGTGTAAGACCTGTAAAAATTATTGAGGCTTCAGGTGATAAGTTTATTGTTTCAGGTGTAGCACCAAAAGATGTAGTGATTGTAAATAATTTTTTTAGAATTAAGCCAAATACTCCTGTAACGATAGATAAAACTATTAATACTCAGGAAAAATAA
- a CDS encoding toxin-antitoxin system YwqK family antitoxin, which yields MNKYIGSLLVASCLSVSLSAELVKSYFETGELKAETNYRDGTRTDKREGVKEGIENIYYQMGQLAYSVNYIDGNRDGELVWYDKQGRILAKMNYDHGKMQGQETAYFVNGQLKHEVNYVNDNKEGLQKEYFDNGQLALVVPYKHNKKEGLQKEYDENGKLFSEVTYKNNYKEGYQTWYDASGNVIKKEFFKNDRPVNLMKEVQKKQEDQTEIIIKDLDFSPQKAK from the coding sequence ATGAATAAATATATAGGCTCATTATTGGTAGCTTCATGTCTAAGTGTGTCTTTGTCGGCTGAACTTGTAAAAAGTTATTTTGAAACAGGTGAGCTCAAAGCGGAAACAAACTATAGAGACGGTACAAGAACAGACAAGAGAGAAGGTGTTAAAGAGGGTATTGAAAACATATACTATCAAATGGGTCAGCTTGCATATAGCGTGAATTATATTGACGGAAATCGTGATGGTGAACTTGTCTGGTACGATAAACAAGGACGCATACTTGCGAAAATGAATTACGATCATGGTAAAATGCAAGGGCAAGAAACAGCGTATTTTGTAAACGGACAATTAAAACATGAAGTAAATTATGTAAATGATAATAAAGAAGGTTTACAAAAAGAGTATTTTGATAATGGTCAGTTAGCTTTAGTAGTTCCATATAAACACAATAAAAAAGAGGGTCTACAAAAAGAGTATGATGAAAATGGAAAATTATTTAGTGAAGTAACATATAAAAATAACTACAAAGAAGGGTACCAAACATGGTATGATGCTTCAGGTAATGTTATTAAAAAAGAGTTCTTCAAAAATGACAGACCTGTTAATCTTATGAAAGAAGTTCAGAAAAAACAAGAAGATCAGACTGAAATTATCATCAAAGATTTAGATTTCTCTCCTCAAAAAGCAAAATAG
- the hemH gene encoding ferrochelatase, with product MKKEAVLLLNMGGPNNLEEVEVFLTNMFNDKNILTMKSSLLRKFIATMITFTRTESSQEIYRELGGKSPLVGHTQKLVDKLQAKLGDNVIVDFVMRYTPPFAPEVIEKLSKENVDKIYLIPMYPQYSTTTTKSSLEDFEEAYHDSEGDALVIEIKHYFENEKYNKAVLEKIKESIGEDKYEDFDIIFSAHGLPQKIVDAGDVYEKHVNRHVDILKEMMAKENMNFHEVHLAYQSKVGPMKWLEPSLEDKLKTVRNRGVIIYPIAFTIDNSETDFELDIEYREVAEELGFKEYRVAKCLNDSDLFVDALLEIYEKMRS from the coding sequence ATGAAAAAAGAAGCAGTATTGTTATTAAATATGGGTGGACCTAACAACCTTGAAGAGGTTGAAGTGTTTTTGACAAATATGTTTAACGATAAAAATATTTTGACGATGAAAAGTTCTTTACTCAGAAAGTTTATCGCTACAATGATCACTTTTACAAGAACGGAAAGTTCACAAGAGATATATAGAGAACTAGGTGGAAAGTCTCCACTTGTCGGACATACTCAAAAACTTGTCGATAAACTGCAAGCAAAACTGGGTGATAATGTGATCGTTGATTTTGTTATGCGTTATACGCCCCCGTTTGCTCCTGAAGTCATAGAAAAACTCTCTAAAGAGAATGTAGATAAAATTTATCTGATTCCAATGTATCCTCAGTACTCTACAACAACGACGAAATCATCTTTAGAAGATTTTGAAGAAGCTTATCATGATAGTGAGGGTGATGCACTTGTAATTGAGATCAAACACTATTTTGAAAATGAAAAGTACAATAAAGCAGTCCTTGAAAAGATCAAAGAGAGTATAGGGGAAGATAAGTATGAAGATTTTGACATTATTTTCTCAGCACACGGATTACCTCAAAAGATAGTAGATGCAGGTGATGTATATGAAAAGCATGTAAATCGTCATGTAGATATTTTAAAAGAGATGATGGCAAAAGAAAATATGAACTTTCACGAGGTGCATTTAGCATATCAATCAAAAGTAGGGCCTATGAAATGGTTGGAACCGTCTTTGGAGGATAAGCTTAAAACTGTACGTAACCGCGGTGTGATTATCTATCCTATCGCTTTTACGATCGACAACTCTGAAACAGACTTTGAGCTCGATATTGAGTACAGAGAAGTTGCAGAAGAACTGGGATTTAAAGAGTACAGAGTTGCAAAATGTCTCAATGACAGCGACCTTTTTGTAGACGCACTTTTAGAGATATACGAGAAGATGAGATCATAA
- a CDS encoding cupin domain-containing protein: MNEKFFEYSLPEVDSEEFTTLLEHKNVKISRIISNTLQTEQTFCSEKDEWVIVLQGCAKLEMNSHVHKLRKGSSLFIPAGTEHKLLKTKKIVVWLAVYID; encoded by the coding sequence ATGAATGAGAAATTTTTTGAATATTCCTTACCTGAAGTAGATAGTGAAGAATTTACAACTTTACTTGAACATAAAAATGTTAAAATTAGCCGCATAATAAGTAATACTTTACAAACAGAACAAACATTTTGTTCTGAAAAAGATGAATGGGTAATTGTTTTGCAGGGGTGTGCAAAGTTAGAGATGAATTCTCATGTTCATAAACTTAGAAAAGGCTCTAGTCTGTTTATCCCTGCCGGTACTGAGCACAAATTACTAAAAACTAAAAAAATTGTCGTATGGTTGGCAGTTTATATAGATTAG